The following nucleotide sequence is from Psychroserpens sp. Hel_I_66.
TCGTTGGGTTTACAATCCCTAAATTCATGCCATGTTTAATAGCGTGATATAAAAATGCTGAATTGATAGCTTCCCTAACGGTATCATTTCCGCGGAAAGAAAAAGACACATTACTCACACCTCCCGAAACATTTGCATACGGAAGATTTTCACGAATCCATTTAGTTGCATTGAAAAAATCAAGAGCGTTGCGTCGATGCTCGTCCATACCTGTCGCTACAGGAAAAATATTGGGATCAAAAATGATGTCCTGTGGCGAAAATTTGACCTCATTAACCAAAATATCGTAGGAGCGTTTACAAATTTCAATCCTGCGATCATAGGTATCTGCTTGTCCGTTTTCATCAAAAGCCATAACAATTACCGCAGCACCATAGCGCTTAACAAGTTTAGCCTGACGCTTAAACTCTGCTTCGCCTTCCTTTAAACTTATTGAATTGACAACACATTTACCTTGCGCAACTTGTAATCCAGCTTCAATAATTTCCCATTTTGAACTATCAATCATCAACGGAATACGTGCAATATCTGGCTCAGAGGCAATAAGGTTTAAAAACTTCACCATGGCATATTTACCATCGAGCATGCCTTCATCCATATTGACATCTAAAATTTGCGCGCCTCCTTCAACTTGATCTCTGGCGACGCTTAAAGCCTCGTCGTATTTTTCTTCTTTTATTAATCTTAAAAATTTTCTTGAACCGGTTACGTTTGTGCGTTCTCCTACGTTTATGAAGTTACTTTCTGGAGTTACGACTAGAGGTTCTAATCCAGATAATGTTAGATACTTTTTACAGTCACTTTCTGCCATTATGCGTGTACTTTAGTTTGTCTTGGTTTGTAATTTTGGGCAACCTCAGCAATAGCTTTGATGTGTTCCGGATTTGTTCCGCAGCAACCACCAATAATATTAATTAATCCATCTTTTAAATAATCCTCGATCAAAACCTGCATTTGTTTTGCAGATTGGTCATATTCTCCAAAAGCATTTGGTAAACCAGCATTTGGGTGTGCAGAGGTGTGAAATTCGGTTTCGTTAGATAATCGCTGTAAATAAGGTTTGAGCTGCTCTGCACCTAAAGCACAATTAAAACCGACACTCAATAATGGAATATGAGAAATTGAAGCCAAAAAGGCTTCTACAGTCTGACCAGACAGTGTTCGACCTGATGCATCTGTTATGGTTCCAGATACCATAATTGGGATGTCTATTTGGCGCTCTTCTTTTACTTCTTCAATAGCAAATAAAGCTGCCTTAGCATTGAGCGTATCAAAAATAGTCTCCACTAAAAGCACATCAACACCACCATCAATCAAAGCTTCTACCTGCTGCTTGTATGCAACTCTTAATTCTTCAAAAGTAATGGCTCGATATTCTGGCTTATTCACATCTGGAGACATGCTTGCGGTTTTATTAGTTGGGCCAATACTACCTGCTACAAATCTTGGTTTCTCTGGGTTTACTTTTGTAAATTCATTAGCAACTTGCTTAGCGATTTTTGCAGATTCGTAATTTAACTCATAAACCAAATCTTCCATATTATAATCTGCCATTGCTATTGTGGTTCCAGAAAAAGTGTTGGTTTCTACAATATCTGCTCCTGCTTCAAAATATAATCTATGCACATCTGCAATAGCTTGCGGTTGTGTTAAGGATAATAAATCGTTATTCCCTTTTAGTGACGTTGGGTAGTTTTTAAAACGTTCTCCTCTAAAATCTTCTTCGGAAAAATTATAACGCTGCAACATGGTTCCCATGGCGCCATCGAGCACTAATATTCGTTTTTCAATTTCCTCTTGTATATTACTCATTTTGTAACGCCTGTTTTAAATCTTCAATCACATCTTCTACGTTTTCCAATCCCACCGAAACTCTAACCAGTCCACCAATTATTCCAACTTCCAATCGATCTTCTTCGGAAAGTTTAGCATGGGTTGTTGATGCTGGATGGGTTACAATAGTTCTTGTATCTCCTAAGTTTGCAGATAATGAACACATTTTTATATTGTTTAAAAATTGTCGCCCAGAATCTATACCTCCTTTAATTTCGAAAGCTACAATATTTCCACCAAGTTTCATTTGCTTTTTGGCAATCTCGTATTGCGGATGTGATTTTAAAAATGGATATTTCACCAGATTTATTCTATCATAATTTTCCAGAAACTGCGCTACTTTTAAAGCATTTTCGCAATGCTTGTCAACCCGTACTGCCAAAGTTTCTAAACTTTTTGATAATACCCAAGCATTAAATGGTGATAATGCTGGACCAGTATTACGCGAAAATAAATAAATCTCTCTAATCAAATCGGCACTTCCAACAGTGACACCTCCAAGAACACGTCCTTGTCCATCAATTAATTTTGTTGCCGAATGAATCACTAAATCTGCTCCAAATTTTATAGGTTGTTGTAAATATGGTGTTGCAAAACAATTGTCAATCACCAATAAAAGATTATGCTTCTTTGCAATGAGTCCCAAACGCTCTAAATCCAAGATATCTACTGCAGGATTTGTTGGGCTTTCCGCATAAATGATTTTTGTATTCGACTGGATTTTAGCCTCAACATCATCTAAATTATTGGTATCAAAGTAGCTGGTTGTGATATTCCATTTTGGCAAGAAATTGGTAAACAAACCATGTGTTGAACCAAAAACACTTCGTACAGATACTATATGATCTCCAGAATTTAATAACGCTGCAAACGTTGAAAACACTGCAGACATTCCAGACGCGAATGCATAACCAGCTTCGGCACCTTCCATTTTGCAGATTTTTTCTACAAACTCTGAGTTATTTGGATTTGTATAACGACCATAGACATTACGTATTTTTTCTTCAGCAAAAGACGCTCTCATATCTTCTGCATCCTCAAAAACAAAACTTGATGTTAAATATAAAGGTGTTGAATGTTCTAAAAATTGAGAACGCTCGGTTTGCGTTCGTATGGCATCGGTTTCAAAATGACTCATAGTTATGCTGTAATTCTTTTTTTGTAGCAATCCAATTCAAAATATTTACTTTGTTTTCTTTTTTCAAAAATTGGTAATAAGAATTTTGACAATTGCGCGAATTCTATCAAAAATGCATCATGACCATGAATTGACTTTATCTCGTTGATGCAAACATTATCTTTTATTAACTTAAGATCGACATAGGTTTCCCAGTTTTCTTCAGGTTTAAAAAAGAGATCGCTATTAATGGTAACGATATGGATATTAGACTTGATTTTCGAAACCACATCACTAAATGACGTTCTGTTTCTTGTAATATCAATAGTTCTCAATATTTGATTCATTAATTTATATGCTGAAATATTAAAACGCTCATCTAAAGCTTTTCCATGATAATTAAGCCAACTTTCTACATTAAACAGTTGAGCTGATTTTTCAGTTCTTCGGAATTTACTCGTCAGAGATTCTGGTGTGCGATATAAGGTCATGGCGTGCATTCGTGCATCTGCCAATGGCGAACTGGAATTATTTAATATAGCGTCTTGAATATGGCAATTGGCAATGAGCCAATCTGTAGATTTCCAATCGGTCGCGATAGGAATGAGGTGCTCGATCAAATCTGGTTGCAATGCAGCTAATTCCCAACCAATCCCACCTCCAACAGATCCTCCAATGGCAGCATACAATTCTTTAATTTTTAAAATTTTTAATCCCTCGGAAAAGATTTTAGCGATGTCCCTTGCATTAAAATCCATATAATTTTCAATGAGGTTATTTGTGTTTCCGTCGTAACCATTTCCTGGAATATTAAATGCTAAAACCGTATAAAAATTGGTATCGATGCATTTATGTTCACCTATGAGATCATTCCACCAACCCTCATTTCCGCAGATATTAGAATTACCCGTCAATGGGTGATTCACCAGAACAATCGGTGCATCATGTAAGTTTTGTCCAAAAACTTGATACGATAAGTTGATGTGTTGGGTGGTGCCAATTTCAGTATTAAAATTAGAAATAGAAATGTGTTTTAATGTTGACATGAGTTTATTTTTATGAAAAGCTACCGCAAACCATGGCAATTTGCAGTAGCTATTTTGAACATTAAACTTCTATGATAAAACGGTCTCTTTAACCACTTTAAAAGCTGCTTTTAGATCTGCCTTTAAATCGTCTATGTTTTCAATACCAACCGATAGACGAATCAAATCTTTGGTCACTCCAGTCGTTTCTTGAGCTCCATCACTCAACTGTTGGTGTGTAGTACTTGCTGGATGGATGATCAATGATTTTGTATCACCAATGTTAGCTAAGAGCGAGAATATCTTGGTCGTATCTGCTATTTTTTTGGCTGCTTCAAAACCGCCATCTGCACCAAAAGTGACGATTCCACTTTGACCATTTGGTAAATACTTTTTAGCCAATTCTTTGTACTTACTCGTTTCTAATCCTGGATAGTTAACCCATTTAACTTCTGGTTGCGCTTGTAGCCATTTTGCCAGTTCCAAAGCGTTTTCACTGTGCTTTTTAACTCTCAATTCTAAAGTCTCTAAACCTTGAATGATTTGAAATGCATTAAACGGACTCAAAGCACCACCATAATCGCGCAATCCTTCAATTCTAATTTTAGCAATAAATGCTGCAGGACCAATGGCCTCGGTATACACTAAACCGTGATATCCAGCAGAAGGCTCTGTGAACTCTGGGAATTTACCATTGGTCCAATCAAAGGTTCCTGCGTCCACTATTATACCTCCTAGGGATGTTCCGTTTCCGTTGATATATTTTGTTAAAGAGTGGATGACGATATTTGCTCCATACTCAATAGGATTCAATAAATATGGTGTTGCAACCGTATTATCTACAATTAAAGGCACTTTATGCGCTTTCGCTTGTTTAGAAATTGCTTCAATATCTAAAACATCTAATTTTGGATTGCCTAACGACTCTACGAAAATGGCTCTCGTATTTTCACGTGCAGCTTTCTCAAAATTCTCTGGGTTTGATGGATCTACAAACGTCGTTGTGATGCCATGTCTTGGCAACGTTACACTTAATAAATTATAGGTTCCTCCATATAAACTATTGGATGCCACAATATGGTCTCCAGCTCTGAGAAGTGTTAACAACGTAGTTGAAATGGCTGCTGTTCCAGAGGCTGTTGCCACCGCTGCAATACCACCTTCTAAAGCAGCAATACGTTGCTCCAAAATATCGTTTGTTGGGTTGTTTAAACGGGTGTAAATAAAGCCTGGAATAGATAGATTGAATCGTCCAGCAGCATCATCTGAATCATCAAATACATACGCTGTAGATTGATAAATTGGGACAGCTCTTGTACCTCCATTTTTTGTCGTGTCGTGACCTGCGTGCAACGCTTTGGTTGCGAATTTTTGTGTACTCATTTTTCTAAGTTTTTGAGTTAATTAAAAGATTAATTCAAAAGCCAAATAAGCTTCTTAAGAAGCATACTTAATAGAAAAATGTTAAAAAGAAATTACTAATTACAGATGGGTAATTAGTTTTAAGTTATCTATCCAAATTTGCAAAAAATGACTTGCGCATTCAAGTAGAATTTAGCACCTTCTCGATTGAGATCCCTGTTTTCACAGGAACTTCGAGGGTTGCTAAGGTATCAACGAGTCTATCTCTCCACCTTTCTTGATAACAATTTCAGTAAGTGTTTGAACTTTATGAGTACAAAGATTGCAAAAATTATATGTCACAACCAAATGAAATAGAAAATTTTTCTAAAAAATTAATGAATTAAAGTTTAAACGGAAAAATATTCCGTTATTATTTATTTTAAGACATATTTATTCTGAAATACTGAAAATTTTAGATTTAGCACATTTCCGAAGAATTCATTTTACTGCAAAAATGACTGGGATTCTAAATAAATTCTTTCGTATACATTCTTTTCTAGTTACAATTTAATCTGTACTTTTGCTGCCAATATCAACGAGGAAAAATTTGTTCTGATTGCAACCTCTTTAAAAAAATGCTAAAGCAGTTAGTTATAGACTTCTCTAGCGACAAAGCAATCTTAATTTATTTTTCTGAATTTAAAAAAAAAGATTATATGTCATATTTATTTACTTCGGAAAGCGTCTCTGAAGGCCATCCAGATAAAGTAGCAGATCAAATTAGCGATGCCTTAATTGATCATTTTTTAGCCTTTGATAGCGAATCAAAAGTAGCTTGTGAAACCTTAGTGACTACAGGGCAAGTTGTTTTGGCTGGTGAGGTGAAATCAAATACGTATTTAGACGTTCAAAAAATTGCGCGTGATACGATTAACAAGATTGGCTACACTAAAAGCGCGTATATGTTTGACGGGAATTCTTGTGGCGTATTTTCTGCAATTCATGAACAATCGGAAGACATCAATCGTGGTGTTGACAGAGCAAGCAAAGAAGAGCAAGGTGCTGGAGACCAAGGGATGATGTTTGGCTACGCAACCAGTGAAACCGAAAACTATATGCCTTTAGCATTAGATCTGTCTCACAGAATTTTAAAAGAACTTGCCGATTTAAGACGTGAGCATAAAGATATTACCTATTTACGTCCAGACTCAAAAAGCCAAGTGACTATTGAGTACAGTGATGATAATGTACCTCAACGTATTGATGCGATTGTAGTTTCTACGCAGCATGATGATTTTGATGAGGACGATACGATGTTGGCTAAAATTAGAACCGATATTGTGGAGATATTGATTCCGCGAGTTGTTGTTAAATTACCGGAACACATCCAAGTATTATTTAATGATCAAATTACTTATCATATCAACCCAACAGGAAAATTCGTTATTGGAGGACCTCATGGAGATACAGGATTAACAGGACGAAAAATCATCGTTGACACATATGGCGGAAAAGGTGCCCATGGTGGTGGTGCGTTCTCAGGAAAAGATCCTAGTAAAGTAGATAGAAGCGCTGCTTATGCCACACGACATATTGCTAAAAATATGGTTGCAGCTGGTGTTTGTGAAGAAATATTGGTACAAGTAAGTTACGCAATAGGTGTTGTAGAACCGACCTCTATTTTTGTAGATACTTATGGTACTTGCCCATTTAATATTACAGATGGTGAGATTGCTTCAAAGATCAAAAGTATTTTTGATATGCGTCCAGCAGCTATTGAAGAGCGTTTAAAATTACGCCAACCAATGTATAGTGAAACTGCAGCTTATGGTCACATGGGCAGAACTCCAGAAATAGTTAGTAAAACATTTTCTCAACCTAATGGTGATGATTTAACGCTTGATGTTGAGTTATTTACATGGGAGAAATTGGATTATGTAGACAAAGTGAAACGTGCTTTTGATATTTAAAGTTTAAAATACATTATAACAAAAACCTCCATATTTAAATTTGGAGGTTTTTTTGTTTTATAGAGTTCTTATATTGGTTGAATTCGTTCTTTCTATTGAAAATCAAGAATAAATCATTTGTAACAAAAATGAAAAAAAATATTTTATATCTTAATTGACGCAACCTTTTTAAATTTTTACATCTAGATAATAGAACTCTAACATAAAATCAATCATAATGAAATTCACAAAACCGTTTTTACTATCCTTTATATTGCTTATTGCATTGTCTTGTAATAAAGATGATAGCCCAAATAGTCCTCAAAACCAAGAACCAGATCCAACAGCATTTGCCCAAAATTTTGGTAGTGAAATCTCTAGAACATTTCTAGGGACTGTTTTAGATATCAACGATAATCCTATTGAAAATGCACAAATTAGCATTGGAAGTTCAACTGCAATGACAGATGCCAATGGTATATTTATTATTAATAATGCTACCGTTAATGAGCGCTTCGGATATGTGAAAGCAGAGAAAGCAGGCTTTATACGCGCCTCAAGAGCAGTTGTTCCAAGTGAAGGCACAAATAAGATTCGTATCACGATGTTGGCAGAAACCATTGTTGGCACAACTTCAAGTGGAACACAAGAAACTATTAGTTTACAAGATGGAGCATCTGTTGCTTTAGAAGGTGATTATATAAAAGCAGATGGTTCTTCTTACTCCGGAAATGTGAATGTTATTATGCATCATCTAGATCCAGCAGATGGCAACATGCCAGACCAAATGCCTGGAATGCTCTATGCAGCGAACTCACAAAACGAAGCACGTATGCTTGAAACTTTTGGCATGCTTGCTGTAGAGTTGAGAGGTGAAAATGGCGAAGATTTAAACTTAGCCGAAGGTTCTACAGCAGAAATAACTGTGCCTTTAGACCCAAGTTTAATGGTAAATGCACCAAGCTCTATACCACTTTGGTACTTTGACGAGATCAATGGGTATTGGATTGAAGATGGAGAAGCTACTTTAGTTGGCAATACTTATGTTGGCACCGTGTCTCATTTTTCGTTTTGGAATTGTGATATACCTATTGAAGCTGTTAATTTGTGTGTAACTGCAGTAAATTCTGATAATAATAGCTTAGCTAATTTGATAATTGGAATTACCAGTAATACTTACGGAACAAGAAATGGATACACTAATGAAAACGGACAAGTTTGCGGTCTAGTTCCAAGCAATGAATCTTTAGAAGTAAATGTTTCTGTTCTTGGAGTTGGTAATTGTATTTCTGATATTATTTATTCGACAACGATTGGTCCATTCTCAACAGATTCTTCAATCGTAATTGAAATTACTGATTTTGGTGATTTGGATATCGAAACGGTTTTAGGAAGTTTTGAGACGTGTTCAGGAAACCCTGTTGATGATGGTTACGTGTTTTTAAATAATGCTGGATTTGAATCATATGAATATGTAGATGATGGCGATTTTGAAATTAACTTTTTGCGCTGCGATGATAACGATACGTTCTATTTAAAAGGATATGACTTTGTTAATCTTCAAGAGACAGACTCTATTGCATATACGTACACAAGTCCAATAACAAATATTGGAACATTAACTGCCTGCAATACGATAGATGAATTTATTCAATATCAAATAGATCAAGAAAATGAAGTGACCATTGCAACGAATTTGTACATAGGACTATATTTTTCGCCTTCAAGTCCTACAATACCGAGATTATCTGTTCAAGGATTTACGAGTAATGATGATAATCAAGATTATTTCTTTTTCCAATTTCGCCTAAATGACAATCCCCCTTATACTGGAGCTTATAATCATACTGGATTTGGAGATGACATAGGATTTGGTACCGAAGGTCCAGTTTTGTTAAATAACGAAAGTATTGTTATTAGTTATATTACAAATTTTGGAGAGGTTAATGAATTCGTAGATATAAATTTTGATGGCACCTATGAAGATCCTGATGGAACAATGCATACTTTCAACGGTATTATTCATGCGAGAAGAGATCAATAGAAATAATTTTAATAAAGAAAGCCTTCTCTTTTTAAGATTCGAAAGAGAGGGCTTTTTTAAGCCTAAGGAAATTGGGCATCTAATTACCCACGTGGTCTCCCACCCATACGCTGTGACCTAAATTCTTTCATTTTCTCAACAATGGTTTCTTGGTAGGCTTTTTTGGTGACTTCTTTTCCTTTATTGGGTGCTTCAATTTCAATGGTTTCTTCTGGATTGAGAACCAATTTAGAACATAACATTGTTGTATCTCCTGCGCTCACTTCTAAGATTAAACCTGGAAGTCCCCAATATTCTGATGGACCGTGGCTTACTGGGATTTGCGGTGTGTACCAAGCTTCAACTTCGGTCATTGCTATTTCTTGCTCTTTAGTTTCTCCATCTTCAGTTGCTGGAGCTTGATTTTGTAGTTTTCCCCAAGAAAACGAGTACCATGTGAGCTCATCTGTTGGTATAGATGCTGTAGCTTTAAAACAAGTATAGTTTCCTATTTGTTTGGTGTCGCTTCCTAATTTCCAATCTATGGGTTGCAAGCTATCTTTTACCAAAAAGCGCTTTCCGTAGAATTCTTGGTCTTGTATTTGGGTATTGGTCTTTACATTTTTGTATTGATCTCCTGCTGTGAAATTTTTTCCCCAAGAGTCTGTTGCTCCAGACATCGCGTCGAGTTGATCATTTTCGGTAAAATACGATTCGGTTTTATTGAAATTTAGGGTGTATGTTTTTTCCAGTCGGTTTTTTAACCTTGCCTTCACTTCCTTCTTTTGCTCTTCACTCATTCGTGCTCCCCAACTACCCAAATCTAAACTGGATTTGGCCATATAAGTTGCCTGACCTTGAAATTCCTTTGACTCTTGGGCGTTATCTAAAGTTGGATTCAACATCAATAAACCACTACATATAATAACAGTTATTGTTGTAATAATAGATTTCATATTATTGAGGTTTTGGTTTGTCTAACAAATTTAGACAATTATTAAACGGTTTAGGTATTTTTTTAATAAATAAAATGCTAAATGGCTGAATTTCTGAAAAATAAAAAAGACCTTCTTAAATTTAAGAAGGTCTTTTTTTGCGTTAAGGATAGAAACGATATCCTTTTTGTTTTTACAAAAAGATTTAGTGGATAGCCTGACCCTTTGGAGCTTTTTCTGCGGAAAAGGGTAACGCCCAAAACATTTTTACAACGAATAAATAATTCTAAACGTTACAAAACGTGGTTGTATAAAGGTTTCCGAACTAAATACCGAAATATTATTTGCGCCATTACTCACTCTAGAGTCTATATCTAAAAGGTTGGAGGCCTTGAGCTCAAATTCAAATTTTGCATCCCTATCTTTTCTATAAGCTAAACTCGCATCCCACGTTTGAAACGATTGTGATGGTCCTACTCCTTTTTGATTTTGGTAGGTAAAATCTGTTCTAAATGTGAACGCTTTTAATATATAGGCATCAAACTCTATAGATGGTGCATTGACCGTAAATGTTGTAGATGTTGGACCTTGATTATTTTTGGTTACCGTGTACCCATAACGAAGACTTACGTTTGGTGCTTCCTTAAAATTTGTACGAATTTCTGGCGTGTAACCTTGTGTGAAACTTTCGTTTACTGAGCGTATACCTTGAATAAATTGGTTGTTCTTACTGTAACTGTAATTAACTCTCATACTTGCTCTAATCTTTTTAAACGTTCTTTGAACTCGACCAAAGGCGGATAGGCTTTCATCTGCAAAATTGGAGTTGAAAAATGTGCTTGTTCTAATCACGTTATCAAACTGAGTTAAACTTCTAATTTGATCTATATTCTTGTTGTAGTTAATTACCGCAAATACATTTGTATAGTTAAAGAGATTGAAACTAAAGTAACTTAGATTGACGTTGTGTGACAATGAATTTTGAAGTTCTGGATTACCATAGCCAATACTATTGTAATTATTTAAAACTAGACCTTCTGCTAGATTGGTAACATCTGTAAATGAATTGTTCATGTTATATCTAAAGGTCAAGCTTTCACTCTTTTTAAATTGGATTCGTGTTTCGAAATCTGGTAAAACCCTAAAGAAATTATCTTTATACTCTTCTCCAAATTGTGTATTCTTATTTCCATAGGAATGAACAGAAAGCCCAGGTGTAATGGTAAATTTACCGGTTTTTAATCTGTAGTGCAACCCTAAATAGACATCGCTAAAATTATAATCGGTATCGTTTTGATTCACCAAAGTATTACCACTTACGGGATCTATTAAAGTAGCAACTGGGTCAAAAAAGGTCCCGTCATCTAAAAACTGGAAAATGTTTGAGTTAAACTGTTGCCTGCTCAATATCGTACCCAAGGTTAAATTGATATTACTTTTATTGTTCAAAATATGATAGTAATCTAATTTAGCATCCAACTGATTGGATTTTATGCGTCTGTTCTGGTTTACGTCGTAACCCAATTGATTTTGATTTAACCCTAAACTTTCTGCTGTATTGTCATATGGATCTTGAACATCTGGATCTGTAGTGTTCCCTAAAAGTGCATTATAAAATGGATCTTCATCTTTGAAAAGATGCTGTCCTTCAAAAGCAAAAATATTTTTTTCGTCTAAAGTATAATAGTAATTCAAACTTTGGTTGATACTAAACGGTTTTGCCTTATCCAATTGGTTGGTACTACCAACAACCGAAGAAAACAAATCCTGGGTTTCAAGATCGTTAGACACTCTTCCCAATATGTCATAATCCAATTGATTATTGACGTTTGGTTTGTAACTCGCACTAAGTTTAGCAAGCGCTTGATTTGAAGCTTCGCGCCCAACTTGCACAGTTTCTTCATCTGGAATACCTAAATCTGAATTTGTATATCGCACAAAACTCTCTTCGCGAGTTCTCAGTCTGCTACTGTTATAAATGAAAAAACCACTAAGATCCAAATTTTTTTGAGGTGCGTAACTAAAGTTTGCAGCACCTAATTTAGTAACGACTTCTTGTGCATTAGCAATATTGGTAAGACCGTTAAGGCTGTTATTACCTAAGTTTATATTTGTACCACTACTTCTTGAGGGTGCTCTAAAACCGCCACCAAAATTTCTAATGTCCCGATTGGTGAGTGCAACCTCTCCAATATTATTCATGTCACCAATAAGGTTTACACTATATTTTGGACTATAGTAAAATAATTTTGGCTGTACGAGATAAAGTCCATCTGTATCTGCAACTCCTGATCCTGCAGTAATATCACCAAACCAAAAATTTTCTTTACCTTCTTTTAATTTGATATTTATGGCAACGTTATCTTGATTATTTGTGACACCGCTCATTTGCCCAACTTCGGAATAATTACGCAATACCTGAATTTTATCGACCGCATTAGAAGGGATATTCTTAGTTGCCAATTTAGAATCGCCATCAAAAAAATCCTTCCCATTAACCATAAGCTTTGTGACGACCTTACCTTCGACTTCTATTTGTCCGTCTGCATTAATCTCAACACCTGGTAATTTCTTGAGGACGTCTTCCAGTTTTCGTTCGCTACCATCCTTAAAAGAATCTGCATTGTAGACTAAAGTGTCACCTTTTATGGTGACAGGCATTTCATAGGTTAATTCTACTGCCGATAGCGCATTATCTGCTTGAAGTGTGTAATCTTTTGTTATGTCAACCTCTTTAGTAGTTATCGTTTCAGATACTGTTTGCATCCCTATGTAGCTCACTTGAACAGTGTACACCGTATTTTTATCCAGATCAAGCTTAAAAAAACCTTTATCATTAGTTATGGCATACGATGCCATAGCTTTAGTTTCTTTATTTATAGCAATAATATTTGCCAGTTCCAGAGCCTCACCAATACTATCTTTTACAACTCCTTTAACGGTAATCTGGGCACTAGAAAAACTCGCTACTAAAAGCGTTACAACAATAAAAAATTTTTTCATTTGATTGATTTTGACTTCCTTTTTTTCTTCGGAAGAATGGGAACTTTTTTTTGAAAACCTAATTAATTTCTGCGACCACCTCGTCCACCATACATCTCTCTCATCTCTGCAATTTTATCTTTCATGATTTGATTGTATTCGTCACGCGTTACGATGTCTCCTTTT
It contains:
- a CDS encoding carboxypeptidase-like regulatory domain-containing protein, with translation MKFTKPFLLSFILLIALSCNKDDSPNSPQNQEPDPTAFAQNFGSEISRTFLGTVLDINDNPIENAQISIGSSTAMTDANGIFIINNATVNERFGYVKAEKAGFIRASRAVVPSEGTNKIRITMLAETIVGTTSSGTQETISLQDGASVALEGDYIKADGSSYSGNVNVIMHHLDPADGNMPDQMPGMLYAANSQNEARMLETFGMLAVELRGENGEDLNLAEGSTAEITVPLDPSLMVNAPSSIPLWYFDEINGYWIEDGEATLVGNTYVGTVSHFSFWNCDIPIEAVNLCVTAVNSDNNSLANLIIGITSNTYGTRNGYTNENGQVCGLVPSNESLEVNVSVLGVGNCISDIIYSTTIGPFSTDSSIVIEITDFGDLDIETVLGSFETCSGNPVDDGYVFLNNAGFESYEYVDDGDFEINFLRCDDNDTFYLKGYDFVNLQETDSIAYTYTSPITNIGTLTACNTIDEFIQYQIDQENEVTIATNLYIGLYFSPSSPTIPRLSVQGFTSNDDNQDYFFFQFRLNDNPPYTGAYNHTGFGDDIGFGTEGPVLLNNESIVISYITNFGEVNEFVDINFDGTYEDPDGTMHTFNGIIHARRDQ
- a CDS encoding GLPGLI family protein: MKSIITTITVIICSGLLMLNPTLDNAQESKEFQGQATYMAKSSLDLGSWGARMSEEQKKEVKARLKNRLEKTYTLNFNKTESYFTENDQLDAMSGATDSWGKNFTAGDQYKNVKTNTQIQDQEFYGKRFLVKDSLQPIDWKLGSDTKQIGNYTCFKATASIPTDELTWYSFSWGKLQNQAPATEDGETKEQEIAMTEVEAWYTPQIPVSHGPSEYWGLPGLILEVSAGDTTMLCSKLVLNPEETIEIEAPNKGKEVTKKAYQETIVEKMKEFRSQRMGGRPRG
- a CDS encoding TonB-dependent receptor, producing MKKFFIVVTLLVASFSSAQITVKGVVKDSIGEALELANIIAINKETKAMASYAITNDKGFFKLDLDKNTVYTVQVSYIGMQTVSETITTKEVDITKDYTLQADNALSAVELTYEMPVTIKGDTLVYNADSFKDGSERKLEDVLKKLPGVEINADGQIEVEGKVVTKLMVNGKDFFDGDSKLATKNIPSNAVDKIQVLRNYSEVGQMSGVTNNQDNVAINIKLKEGKENFWFGDITAGSGVADTDGLYLVQPKLFYYSPKYSVNLIGDMNNIGEVALTNRDIRNFGGGFRAPSRSSGTNINLGNNSLNGLTNIANAQEVVTKLGAANFSYAPQKNLDLSGFFIYNSSRLRTREESFVRYTNSDLGIPDEETVQVGREASNQALAKLSASYKPNVNNQLDYDILGRVSNDLETQDLFSSVVGSTNQLDKAKPFSINQSLNYYYTLDEKNIFAFEGQHLFKDEDPFYNALLGNTTDPDVQDPYDNTAESLGLNQNQLGYDVNQNRRIKSNQLDAKLDYYHILNNKSNINLTLGTILSRQQFNSNIFQFLDDGTFFDPVATLIDPVSGNTLVNQNDTDYNFSDVYLGLHYRLKTGKFTITPGLSVHSYGNKNTQFGEEYKDNFFRVLPDFETRIQFKKSESLTFRYNMNNSFTDVTNLAEGLVLNNYNSIGYGNPELQNSLSHNVNLSYFSFNLFNYTNVFAVINYNKNIDQIRSLTQFDNVIRTSTFFNSNFADESLSAFGRVQRTFKKIRASMRVNYSYSKNNQFIQGIRSVNESFTQGYTPEIRTNFKEAPNVSLRYGYTVTKNNQGPTSTTFTVNAPSIEFDAYILKAFTFRTDFTYQNQKGVGPSQSFQTWDASLAYRKDRDAKFEFELKASNLLDIDSRVSNGANNISVFSSETFIQPRFVTFRIIYSL